The following proteins come from a genomic window of Plutella xylostella chromosome 22, ilPluXylo3.1, whole genome shotgun sequence:
- the LOC105381317 gene encoding polyprenol reductase — protein sequence MLNILELIFLSLAFLVTFTGFLINHFERYVPEIIIQGYKYGSFAHRGSNANYLSAIEIPKSYYRHFYVFSSLFSSTMLFYMYLAYFRDYSVHPYVPAVFKFFLEKDKTAVTGLGAFVSLSLLTLQSWRRLYETYYLQVFAKSSKMNLSHYIAGLVHYFGCVIAIVGQAPLFCVEGQHMVWTNMRTSSLYIPLSMIFILAWYEQYSANVIFANLRKDGRTGRLVTEEHRIPMGGKFVYVSSPHRLAELVMYTVVFCLVPTTTFFCIYLWVVSNQIQTAIQAHEWYKKTFNNYPKNRYAIIPWVI from the exons ATGTTAAATATATTGGAGTTGATATTCCTCAGCTTAGCTTTTCTCGTTACTTTTACCGGATTTCTTATTAATCATTTCGAAAGATATGTCCCGGAGATCATTATTCAGGGCTATAAGTATGGTAGCTTTGCCCATCGGGGTTCAAACGCCAATTACCTCAGTGCTATTGAAATTCCAAAGTCGTACTATCGACATTTCTATGTGTTTTCCTCGTTGTTCAGTTCCACGATGCTGTTCTATATGTATTTAGCCTATTTCCGTGACTACTCTGTTCACCCCTATGTGCCTGCAGTATTCAAATTCTTTCTGGAGAAGGACAAAACAGCTG TAACTGGTCTAGGGGCGTTTGTCTCACTGAGTCTACTGACGCTGCAGAGCTGGCGGAGGCTGTATGAGACATACTACCTGCAGGTGTTCGCCAAGTCTAGCAAAATGAACCTCAGCCACTACATCGCTGGCCTTGTTCACTACTTTGGTTGTGTCATCGCTATTGTTGGTCAAGCTCCCCTATTTTGCG TGGAGGGACAACACATGGTTTGGACCAACATGCGTACCTCATCTCTTTACATACCCCTGTCGATGATCTTCATCCTGGCGTGGTACGAGCAGTATTCGGCAAACGTCATATTTGCTAACCTGAGGAAGGATGGAAGAACTGGGAGATTGGTGACGGAAGAGCACCGAATCCCAATGGGGGGAAAGTTTGTCTATGTCTCCAGCCCGCACCGCTTGGCCGAACTCGTCATGTACACAGTTGTGTTCTGTCTGGTACCCACAACCACTTTCTTCTGCATCTACCTGTGGGTTGTGAGCAACCAG ATCCAAACTGCAATTCAAGCTCATGAATGGTACAAGAAGACCTTCAATAACTATCCAAAGAACAGGTATGCCATTATTCCATGggttatataa
- the LOC105381292 gene encoding larval cuticle protein LCP-22, whose product MKLAVVILACVLGAVSAQQNRASAFASVNPGRYNQQYDRYNSQYNQYNPYNQFNKQYNPYQRNQYQRYRPVTPVTLRPVVPVTTTAAPLDVEVDSTTTGPAAETYAPLVSSIAPTAAQVPAVLARVAVTHGAAANILKYENEVGSDGNFGYYYETDNGISAQAQGSPRNFGGNPPVVPSVVQGAFSWTSPEGQPISITYVADENGYQPQGNAIPQPPPIPPQIARALAYIAARRA is encoded by the exons ATGAAGCTCGCA GTGGTAATCCTAGCTTGCGTGTTGGGCGCAGTGAGCGCTCAGCAGAACCGCGCCAGTGCCTTCGCCAGCGTCAACCCTGGACGGTACAACCAGCAGTACGACCGGTACAACTCACAGTACAACCAGTACAATCCGTACAACCAGTTCAACAAACAGTACAACCCTTACCAAAG GAACCAATACCAGCGCTACCGGCCAGTGACCCCGGTGACACTGCGCCCGGTCGTCCCTGTGACCACCACCGCCGCTCCTCTGGACGTTGAAGTCGACTCCACGACCACAGGACCAGCGGCCGAGACCTACGCCCCTCTAGTCTCCTCCATAGCCCCGACCGCCGCGCAGGTGCCAGCAGTCTTGGCCAGAGTTGCCGTGACCCATGGAGCTGCCGCTAACATCTTGAAGTATGAGAACGAAGTCGGGTCGGACGGAAACTTCGGCTACTA CTACGAGACGGACAACGGCATCTCGGCGCAGGCGCAGGGCTCGCCGCGCAACTTCGGCGGGAACCCCCCGGTGGTGCCCAGCGTGGTGCAGGGCGCCTTCTCCTGGACCTCGCCTGAGGGACAACCCATCTCCATCACCTACGTCGCTGACGAGAACGGATACCAGCCCCAG GGTAACGCCATCCCCCAGCCGCCCCCAATTCCCCCCCAGATCGCCCGCGCCCTCGCCTACATCGCCGCCAGACGAGCCTAG
- the LOC105381326 gene encoding probable dolichyl-diphosphooligosaccharide--protein glycosyltransferase subunit 3, which yields MNLRRVIYVFSVLFYYETEAQAQDYDKHLQRKKQELIRLTEKSPYIELSPRNYKRYVQEENRDYYFVILLTMRNCPVCWYIYSEFLTVAQSHMSNPHRGDNLFFGVMHLNEHPAIIEEFNIFAVPTVKLFPPKRNRNKGDDLNLNKGVAATDIARWISDVTDIEINVYISPFSLKYHENFVMFYFLLIFCGVCYYRSGPGFFTNADRWAAVAITFCFFTSTGQMYNYIDNAPLFAKYETKSIFFDNSFQSFVESYVVAFLYGGFIISMLLVTEMLGGVVADGLGSRTFHLRYKLTPQARKLRAVSGIVLVNVLFSLLLSAFRYKNSDYPYRYLFA from the exons atgaaTCTAAGGAGAGTGATTTATGTGTTTTccgttttgttttattacgaAACAGAAGCACAAGCTCAAGACTATGACAAACAT CTACAAAGGAAAAAGCAAGAGCTGATAAGATTGACGGAGAAGTCCCCATACATTGAACTCAGTCCTCGCAACTACAAGAGATACGTTCAAGAAGAGAACAGAGACTATTACTTTGTGATTTTGTTGACGATGCGGAACTGCCCAGTTTGTTGGTACATTTACAGCGAGTTCTTGACTGTGGCGCAATCTCACATGTCGAACCCGCATCGGGGAGACAATCTGTTCTTCGGAGTTATGCATCTGAACGAACACCCTGCCATTATTGAGGAA TTTAACATATTTGCCGTTCCCACCGTTAAACTATTTCCTCCGAAGAGGAATCGAAATAAAGGTGACGATCTAAACTTGAACAAAGGTGTAGCGGCGACCGACATAGCTAGATGGATTTCAGATGTTACTGACATAGAa ATAAACGTGTACATTTCACCGTTTTCGTTGAAATACCACGAAAACTTcgttatgttttattttctattgatATTTTGCGGTGTGTGCTACTACCGGAGTGGGCCTGGCTTCTTCACCAACGCTGACCGCTGGGCGGCGGTCGCCATCACTTTCTGTTTCTTCACATCCACGGGGCAgatgtataattatatagacAACGCACCCTTGTTTGCAAAATATGAGACTAAAAGCATCTTCTTCGATAATTCATTTCAAAGCTTCGTTGAGAGTTATGTGGTTGCGTTTTTGT ACGGAGGCTTCATAATAAGCATGTTGTTAGTGACAGAGATGTTGGGCGGAGTCGTGGCAGATGGCCTAGGTTCCAGAACATTCCACCTCCGGTACAAGCTGACACCTCAGGCCCGCAAACTGAGGGCTGTCTCAGGAATTGTACTCGTCAATGTATTGTTCTCTCTGCTCCTGTCTGCTTTCCGTTATAAGAACAGCGACTATCCTTACAG GTATCTCTTCGCCTAA
- the LOC105381308 gene encoding cytochrome P450 6B5, with protein sequence MIAFSTFLVILSSVITLIYLFVRHKFSYWKNKNVPYPKPHFLLGNYAEYILLKQSLNEKSVDICKQFPNEPIIGTYFGLEPKLIVQDPELIKLIFTKDFYYFSSRELSTHGHKETATKNMFFAYGDEWKVLRQNMTPLFSSAKMKNMFHLVQSCTKQFEKLLDEETKVSNEIEIRTLMARFTMDCICSCAFGVDAEVMGKEISNNPFRKIADVIHDVSDYRGFTIVARILWPTLFYGLGFKLIPEESSQFFDTLLRNVFETRNGVPSPRQDFVDLFMTLKNNKYITGDAIKNLIETGANTKASLEADDSLLVSQCFMIFAAGFDTSSSTAAFTLYEIAKHPDVQEKVHAEVDAYWQANNGQINYECVNQLPYLYQCIEEALRLYPVLGISTREMYDNYTLPNGVTLEKGTGIYIPVYHLQRDPKYFPEPEKFRPERFSPEERSNITPYTYIPFGEGPRICIGMRFAKMLMMPGLVTIFSKYRVELAAGTLTTPTLEPKSIATSFRGGVHLKLTKLKPTYNYTYNGRGELFCNPCNQKFTTKKGFSSHIRAHRRRSPTSP encoded by the exons ATGATTGCCTTTAGTACGTTTCTTGTAATACTCTCTTCCgtaataacattaatttatctatttgtGCGGCATAAATTCAGCTACTGgaagaataaaaatgttcCATATCCAAAGCCACATTTTCTTCTGGGGAACTACGCTGAGTATATCTTACTGAAACAATCTTTAAACGAGAAATCTGTGGATATTTGTAAACAGTTCCCGAATGAGCCCATCATTGGCACGTACTTTGGTTTAGAACCCAAGCTAATAGTACAAGACCCTGAACTGATTAAACTCATTTTCACAAAGGATTTCTACTACTTTAGTAGCAGGGAGCTTTCGACACACGGACACAAAGAAACTGCtacaaaaaacatgttttttgcCTACGGGGATGAGTGGAAGGTGTTACGACAAAACATGACGCCTTTATTCTCCTCTGCAAAAATGAAAAACATGTTTCATTTGGTCCAAAGCTGCACGAAACAATTCGAAAAGTTACTAGACGAAGAAACTAAAGTGTCCAACGAAATAGAAATCAGGACACTAATGGCTCGCTTTACAATGGACTGCATCTGTTCATGTGCATTCGGAGTGGACGCCGAGGTGATGGGGAAGGAGATCAGCAACAACCCCTTCAGGAAGATAGCTGATGTCATACACGACGTGTCCGACTACAGAGGCTTTACCATCGTGGCAAGAATTCTATGGCCAACGCTATTTTACGGGCTAGGCTTTAAATTAATACCAGAAGAGTCCAGCCAATTTTTCGACACACTCCTACGCAACGTGTTTGAAACGCGCAACGGAGTACCGTCACCGAGGCAGGATTTTGTCGATTTGTTTATGACCCTAAAGAACAATAAATACATCACAGGCGATGCTATTAAAAACCTAATAGAAACTGGCGCAAATACGAAAGCATCCCTAGAAGCTGATGACAGCTTGCTAGTGTCGCAGTGCTTCATGATTTTTGCTGCTGGATTTGACACCTCGTCGAGTACTGCTGCTTTCACTTTGTATGAGATAGCCAAGCATCCTGACGTACAGGAGAAGGTGCATGCTGAGGTAGACGCCTACTGGCAGGCCAACAATGGACAAATCAACTACGAATGCGTCAACCAACTGCCATACCTTTATCAGTGCATAGAAGAAGCTCTGCGTCTGTACCCAGTGCTGGGCATCAGCACACGAGAAATGTACGACAACTACACACTACCTAATGGGGTGACACTAGAAAAAGGAACGGGCATTTATATACCAGTGTATCATCTTCAACGTGATCCCAAGTACTTCCCGGAACCGGAAAAGTTCAGACCTGAAAGATTTTCTCCGGAAGAGAGGTCAAATATTACGCCGTATACATACATCCCTTTTGGGGAAGGACCCAGgatatgtatag GCATGCGGTTCGCGAAGATGCTCATGATGCCGGGCCTCGTGACCATCTTCAGCAAGTACCGGGTGGAGCTAGCCGCGGGCACCCTGACCACGCCCACGCTGGAGCCCAAGTCCATAGCCACGAGCTTCAGGGGAGGTGTTCATCTTAAGCTTACTAAACTAAAGCCCACTTACAACTACACCTACAACGGCCGTGGCGAACTATTCTGCAATCCTTGTAACCAGAAGTTTACCACGAAGAAGGGTTTCTCGAGTCACATCCGCGCCCACCGCCGCAGAAGTCCTACTAGCCCCTGA